CCTCGGGCTGTGGGCGGCGCCGCTGCTCCTTACGCCGCCGCTGTTCAGCCGGGACGTGTACAGCTACCTGGCGCAGGGCGCCATGGTCGACGCACAGATAGACGTGTACACGCACGGGCCCTCGCGGCTCGGCGGACCGCTGCCGGCGGAGGTGGCGCCGCTGTGGCAGCACACCCCGGCTCCGTACGGACCGCTCTTCCTCGCCTGCGCCCGGGCCATCACCGACTTCACCCGTAGCGAAGTCTTCACCGGCGTGCTCGGGATGCGGCTCGTCGCCCTGCTCGGTGTTGCCGTGATGGTCCTCTGCCTGCCCACGCTGGCCCGGCACTGCGGGGCGGACCCGGCCGCCGCTCTCTGGCTCGGGGCGCTCAATCCGCTGGTACTGCTGCATCTCGTCGGCGGTGCCCACAATGACGCGATCATGCTCGGCCTGCTGGGCGCCGGTCTGGTGGCGGCGCTGGGGCGCCGGCCGATCGTCGCGGTCGTCCTGGTCACGCTCGCGGCCCTGGTGAAAGCGCCCGCCGCACTGGGCTTGGTGGCCGTCGCCCTGCTCTGGGCCCGGCAGCTCGAGGGCCGTACACCACGAGTGAGAGCTGTCGCGGCGGTCCTCGGGATCAGCGCCGGCACCACGGCGGGCACCACCGCACTGACCGGGACCGGATACGGATGGATAGGAGCCCTGGACACCCCGGTCTCGCCACAGAACTGGTCGCTCACCTCTTCCCTCGGCCGCATGACCGGCGCCCTGCTGGAGAACGCGGGCAGCAGCCTGGCCCAATTTGCCGCGCCCGCCTGGCACTTGGCAGGGCTCGGCGCCACCGCGCTGGCCGTACTGCTCGCATGGCGGCGCCACCACAGGCTGCGCCCGGTGTACGCACTCAGGCTGAGCCTGTTCGCGGTGGCCGTCCTCGGACCGGCGATACGGCCTTGGTACGTGCTGTGGGGGCTGTTCCTGATAGCAGCG
This window of the Streptomyces sp. SLBN-118 genome carries:
- the mptB gene encoding polyprenol phosphomannose-dependent alpha 1,6 mannosyltransferase MptB; the encoded protein is MLVLPVSVDTRRCQLLGLVGSTALAAGGVTAGALPVRNALAPESGRAALGLVAAYFGLVLLVAAWALLGREVRGPQPPGRRTLLLTLGLWAAPLLLTPPLFSRDVYSYLAQGAMVDAQIDVYTHGPSRLGGPLPAEVAPLWQHTPAPYGPLFLACARAITDFTRSEVFTGVLGMRLVALLGVAVMVLCLPTLARHCGADPAAALWLGALNPLVLLHLVGGAHNDAIMLGLLGAGLVAALGRRPIVAVVLVTLAALVKAPAALGLVAVALLWARQLEGRTPRVRAVAAVLGISAGTTAGTTALTGTGYGWIGALDTPVSPQNWSLTSSLGRMTGALLENAGSSLAQFAAPAWHLAGLGATALAVLLAWRRHHRLRPVYALRLSLFAVAVLGPAIRPWYVLWGLFLIAAAGPDSSVRRTVAVASGVLALAVLPSGFAPEGPQVALATCGGVLAVLALWCAHRMTRAATRTGTDPLRSAA